AAGAGTTGAGTTGAGGTTCCTCAATAAGTTGAACCCTCTCGTTTTTACAAAGGAAAAAATTACAGCGGAGGATGGTACAACTATCAAAATTGCCATAGTTAGGGATAATCAGATAATTACATCTGGTCCACTTTCTTCTGCAAGAATTGAAATTTTGGCTCTCCATGGTAACTTTTATGATGTTGTGCCTGATAATTGGACCGAATCTGAGTTTGATCACCGCATAGTAAGTAGTTCACAAGGGCCCGCGTTAGGAGGAGTATGTCAAGTCAAGCTGAAGAATGGGGAGGCCTCTCCTTCTGATGTATTTTTCAATATACCATCTTCGAAGACTGAAAGTGGAAGGCTCATTCTGGCAGCAAAAGTTCATACAAGTGACAATGGTGGGCTTCGAATTAAGGAAGCTGTGATGATGAATCCTGTTGTGGTGCAGGTTTACCGAAACAAACGTAAGttttccttcaggattgcaagCTGGTTATTCTGTAGtttgcatcatttttttttggtcggGTCAGCCAAAAATCGACCAACCTAATTGTATTAAGAAGAGAGAAATGTGCCAGCTACAAAACGACATTATACTGTCGCAGGGCataagcccccccccccccccccccaaaaaaaaaaaagagggaaaaataCATATAGTTTGCATCATGTATTTATTATGTAAGTTTTGTAGTGTACATTTATTTTTGATGTAGAGGCCGGTttaatctattattattatgtaaGTATTCTCCACATGGCCTGTTGATACCTCCTAGTGACCGTACAAAATATATTCTTTCATAGGATTTACTTTGAAATTACAGATTGCATAATCTTCACGATATGATCTATTGTCATTTACTTTGTTTCCTTTTCCCCAGTAAATAGAAGTAGTGACCGTCCGAAGCTAAAAGATGAAGTACATCGTTTAAAGGGAATTTCAGGAAAGGGATGCCGCACCAAATGGCTTAAAGATAATCAAATCAACACTGTGGAAGAGTTTGTAAAGGCTTTAAATAAGGATGAAGAAAAGATCCGCAATGTAAGGCCTCTGGGATTCCAATTCTCTCTCATATGTGCACGAATTAAATCCTTACAGAAATTCTGTGTTTATGTTAATTAGAGCCTATTACTCATTTCTTCGTATATCAGAGCAAATTTACCTTTCAATGCCATGAAACAGTACAAGCATaagtaaaatattatttttgacaAAACGAACTATAACATATGCATTCCTTGGAGTTCAGGAGTGTTTCAAACTAAAGAAGGATAATAAGCTTTGGAAAGATACCATTAAACATGCTAAAGAGTGTGATCTCGAAGGGAATTGCAAGCTGAAATTATATAGAGCTGAAGAGCAGCATGTTGTACTCTTCTTTAACTGCGTGCATGACCTCGTTGGTGCGAAATTTCGTGATCACTATGTTGCAAAGGACAATTTCAGTTCAGATCAACAGGTATGCGTTGATATTGGCATTCTTCTACAGATGCAAACCTTTGATGAGAACTTAGAAGATTAcacttcttttttgttttctcagGATGCAGTGAATCGTTTGAAGAAACAAGCATATGATGAGCTGGATAGCATTGGCTTTGATCATGAAATGAAAAATGACTATCCGGTGATGACGCTCAGTGATGATGCTTACATTCCCTTCACTGACACAGCACAAAATCCTCCAGATTTGCATGTTACATTTCAAGGTAAGGCATTGGTTTTGTTCTCTTGTCTTTCATCAGACTCAACTCCTGAcaatttgtttatttggatttgacAGTTCAAGGTATTGCAGCAGCTGAGATTTATCATGCACATGAACTGCCTCAAGCATTTCCTAACAACAATAATGATTTTGGACAACACTTTTTACATGGCTTTCAAGGTTggttctgcatttttttttctgcttctGCTGGTTTTGTTTTGAGGAATACTTTTGTGTTGGAACTAAAGTAATCAAGCAGGTGCTCTGACTCAGATGGACCATGACTATGCCCAATTTGGCATTGCTGATATGCAGTGTTATACTGCACAGGCACCTGAAGTAAGTGGAGTTTCTTTTCCGTTGGCTCAGTTTGTAAGAACACGGATGAACTTATAAGCCCatgttaaaatttgaattttaaaacctaTCTTTTTTACCTCTTTCATCATAGTTTTTCTACCATTAGCTTTTAAATCGGTAAGAATACAGATGTAAAAGTTTTACCCAcaaatttttttgttattattttttagataatggaatagaatctAGGTCTTTGCTCAAAGAgttatagccaattattacaccaattCAAGCAAACACAAACGCACCTCAACAAGTCATAAAAACATAGTTCTAATAAAACAGGAGCACACACAAACTACTAAACgca
The nucleotide sequence above comes from Oryza glaberrima chromosome 11, OglaRS2, whole genome shotgun sequence. Encoded proteins:
- the LOC127755021 gene encoding calmodulin-binding protein 60 B-like isoform X1, with product MHTKRPLPAQAPPAGLVLVPAPKRPHVDAAAGGGVASPRGKRQLRSGMLVLFFVAQVKEEMRYNQRLRRVIRGENAISQQRAIQAFDCVFQKAFDNAFQKHLDPIYRSLQSLNKRTDILSHEVEQIKHSNSNHHANQQYRSKVNQESAAITEEVNQEQTAARFVAREAQEGQRVELRFLNKLNPLVFTKEKITAEDGTTIKIAIVRDNQIITSGPLSSARIEILALHGNFYDVVPDNWTESEFDHRIVSSSQGPALGGVCQVKLKNGEASPSDVFFNIPSSKTESGRLILAAKVHTSDNGGLRIKEAVMMNPVVVQVYRNKLNRSSDRPKLKDEVHRLKGISGKGCRTKWLKDNQINTVEEFVKALNKDEEKIRNECFKLKKDNKLWKDTIKHAKECDLEGNCKLKLYRAEEQHVVLFFNCVHDLVGAKFRDHYVAKDNFSSDQQDAVNRLKKQAYDELDSIGFDHEMKNDYPVMTLSDDAYIPFTDTAQNPPDLHVTFQVQGIAAAEIYHAHELPQAFPNNNNDFGQHFLHGFQGALTQMDHDYAQFGIADMQCYTAQAPEGTSYGGNNMIGPANVPQNVIGDGSMDMFDCYAYIFPDNENQNERPHSSAYPGPV
- the LOC127755021 gene encoding calmodulin-binding protein 60 E-like isoform X2, whose amino-acid sequence is MHTKRPLPAQAPPAGLVLVPAPKRPHVDAAAGGGVASPRGKRQLRSGMLVLFFVAQVKEEMRYNQRLRRVIRGENAISQQRAIQAFDCVFQKAFDNAFQKHLDPIYRSLQSLNKRTDILSHEVEQIKHSNSNHHANQQYRSKVNQESAAITEEVNQEQTAARFVAREAQEGQRVELRFLNKLNPLVFTKEKITAEDGTTIKIAIVRDNQIITSGPLSSARIEILALHGNFYDVVPDNWTESEFDHRIVSSSQGPALGGVCQVKLKNGEASPSDVFFNIPSSKTESGRLILAAKVHTSDNGGLRIKEAVMMNPVVVQVYRNKLNRSSDRPKLKDEVHRLKGISGKGCRTKWLKDNQINTVEEFVKALNKDEEKIRNECFKLKKDNKLWKDTIKHAKECDLEGNCKLKLYRAEEQHVVLFFNCVHDLVGAKFRDHYVAKDNFSSDQQDAVNRLKKQAYDELDSIGFDHEMKNDYPVMTLSDDAYIPFTDTAQNPPDLHVTFQAAEIYHAHELPQAFPNNNNDFGQHFLHGFQGALTQMDHDYAQFGIADMQCYTAQAPEGTSYGGNNMIGPANVPQNVIGDGSMDMFDCYAYIFPDNENQNERPHSSAYPGPV